The Daphnia carinata strain CSIRO-1 chromosome 2, CSIRO_AGI_Dcar_HiC_V3, whole genome shotgun sequence genome has a segment encoding these proteins:
- the LOC130687119 gene encoding adhesive plaque matrix protein-like isoform X1 — MQVFIIVAFMAMVSCQPPYYQQPYNPYPEYKPEYKPEYKPEYKPEYKPEYKPEYKPEYKPEYKPEYKPEYKPEYKPEYKPEYKPEYKPEYKPEYKPEYKPEYKPEYKPEYKPEYKPEYKPEYKPEYKPEYKPEYKPEYKPEYKPEYKPEYKPEYKPEYKPEYKPEYKPDYKPEYKPEYKPEYKPEYPATSYKPEYPAYKPEYAAPTYKPNYPAQTYKPAYPEYNKPAYHEPTYQAPAHKPSYTQQAYKPEYKPTYPEYQPYSPPKYPSYTPTYSVKY, encoded by the exons ATGCAG GTTTTTATCATTGTTGCTTTCATGGCCATGGTTTCATGCCAACCTCCCTATTACCAGCAACCCTACAATCCCTACCCAGAgtacaagccggaatacaagccggaatacaagccggaatacaagccggaatacaagcCCGAGTATAAACCGGAATACAAACCAGAATATAAACCCGAgtacaagccggaatacaagcCAGAATATAAACCGGAGTACAAACCTGAGTATAAGCCAGAATACAAACCAGAGTATAAACCAGaatacaagccggaatacaaacCGGAGTACAAGCCAGAATACAAACCAGAGTACAAGCCAGAATACAAGCCAGAATACAAACCGGAATACAAGCCTGAATACAAGCCTGAATACAAGCCTGAATACAAGCCTGAATACAAGCCTGAATACAAGCCTGAATACAAGCCTGAATACAAGCCTGAATACAAGCCTGAATACAAGCCTGAATACAAGCCTGAATACAAGCCTGAATACAAGCCTGATTACAAGCCTGAATACAAGCCTGAATACAAACCAGAGTACAAACCGGAATACCCAGCTACTTCGTACAAACCCGAATACCCTGCCTACAAGCCGGAATATGCAGCCCCAACCTACAAACCGAATTATCCAGCACAGACATACAAACCCGCATACCCGGAATACAACAAGCCAGCTTATCATGAGCCAACCTACCAAGCCCCAGCCCACAAACCGTCCTACACACAACAAGCGTATAAACCCGAATACAAACCTACCTATCCTGAATATCAACCCTATTCCCCGCCCAAGTATCCTTCTTACACTCCCACATACTCAGTCAAATATTAA
- the LOC130687120 gene encoding large ribosomal subunit protein mL48-like has product MFKLQALGRVLRTARITQTEMVNVMFSRSMNKFIAEPEYLDTKGPQIPLYEPLNVQIKSYDFTVLEIFSGYIHKTAENMGIEVDDCWASPCQKYKVQTFKPFSTQIENQYNLNIYERNVQVVDLEATKAPIFFHIIQAALPEGVKLTVKLHDDMDEENRYLPDLELTQLKNELDALGGPTVSKGKR; this is encoded by the exons ATGTTCAAACTTCAG GCCCTTGGTCGAGTGCTGAGAACAGCTAGGATAACTCAAACTGAAATGGTAAATGTCATGTTCTCGAGAAGTATGAACAAATTTATTGCAGAGCCAGAGTACCTGGAT ACTAAAGGTCCCCAAATACCATTATACGAGCCTCTGAATGTGCAAATCAAATCATATGACTTTACTGTATTGGAGATCTTCTCAGGCTACATTCATAAAACAGCAGAAAATATGGGAATTGAAGTTGATGACTG TTGGGCTAGTCCTTGTCAAAAGTATAAAGTTCAAACGTTTAAACCATTCAGCACCCAAATCGAAAACCAATACAATCTTAATATATATGAGAGAAACGTTCAG GTGGTTGACTTAGAAGCAACAAAAGCACCTATATTTTTCCACATAATTCAAGCTGCATTACCTGAAGGGGTTAAATTGACTGTGAAACTCCACGACGACATGGACGAAGAGAATCGTTACCTCCCAGATCTGGAACTGACACAGCTTAAGAACGAACTTGATGCATTGGGCGGTCCAACAGTTTCAAAAGGAAagcgatga
- the LOC130687095 gene encoding ly6/PLAUR domain-containing protein 6B-like has translation MDHWTISLIMVSTLATLATTSGVYSQQSMLMEVDNAGHHHFDIDPSTDDMMACYYCINVSSNEICNRFAIETPCPVDDYSTDLTMCYTFHVMDERGQTLIVTKQCATTETCSSQVGCRQDKSTNQTVCVSCCDLNYCNEEVAFNASDAVFLRSNDRTAAFSSASKFIVSRWTVILQSLTATLLFLSSLN, from the exons ATGGATCACTGGACAATATCGTTGATAATGGTCAGTACATTGGCCACTTTGGCCACTACGTCTGGTGTTTATTCCCAGCAATCGATGCTAATGGAAGTGGATAATGCCGGGCATCATCATTTCGACATCGATCCTTCTACGGACG ATATGATGGCCTGCTACTATTGCATTAACGTGTCCAGCAACGAGATATGCAACCGATTCGCTATTGAAACTCCTTGCCCAGTAG ATGATTACTCCACCGATTTGACGATGTGTTACACGTTCCACGTGATGGACGAACGAGGGCAGACGCTCATCGTGACGAAACAATGTGCCACAACGGAAACATGTTCGTCACAAGTCGGTTGTCGTCAAGATAAATCAACCAACCAGACG GTATGCGTCAGTTGCTGCGACTTGAATTACTG CAACGAGGAAGTCGCTTTCAACGCCAGTGATGCTGTGTTCCTACGCTCAAACGACCGGACGGCAGCATTTTCATCGGCGTCCAAATTTATCGTCAGTCGGTGGACAGTCATTCTACAATCACTAACTGCGACTCTTCTCTTCCTGTCGTCGTTAAACTGA
- the LOC130687121 gene encoding uncharacterized protein LOC130687121, with the protein MHHEQVFLFERSVQRVLGSLQNVWSWISIKGRVNRLAISPVYKRHLQQQKMFQKVFLLASVFVVMAIVYANSVHATVEESTDQTFCKAFSSCFNDTDCASNLIYKTCRTNLFGQLQCCL; encoded by the exons ATGCATCATGAACAAGTGTTCTTATTTGAACGATCGGTTCAACGCGTTCTCGGCAGCCTACAAAACGTATGGTCATGGATTAGTATAAAAGGCCGTGTCAATCGTTTAGCTATATCACCAGTCTACAAGCGACATttacaacaacagaaaatgttCCAGAAAGTATTT CTACTTGCCAGCGTTTTTGTCGTTATGGCCATCGTCTACGCCAATTCGGTGCACGCCACGGTTGAAGAATCTACGGATCAAACCTTTTGCAAAGCGTTTT CTTCTTGCTTCAACGACACGGACTGCGCGAGTAACCTAATTTACAAAACCTGCCGCACGAATTTGTTTGGCCAACTGCAATGCTGTCTCtaa
- the LOC130686986 gene encoding uncharacterized protein LOC130686986, protein MGTERYALLLLLASVVFAESFIQENGKLDRFIDPFVPGDLPVNHTAYRQALTLFLDTNIDVYAPNTAGNFPVLYFATGFGAIVPAEAHTLLLSSIASHGVVVVAVWKLGSPEDSFNPAWFEATVDFVENRLENSLHNQEGYVSDFHVDYLHSFISGHSGGSHVAVSQLQTNCLHYQGLILLDAVDGNNPIPENITMYVITPGQKVNFTIPTLQIVTGLDPVIGPYGLACAPEELSGRRFFDAMTGPTWYVNATAYGHADLMDPIYVELNEVTQFCPSDPNVHKEEYIQFLAGEIISFMNGVLDPVGNCALFDYLETSGLVSVNTENDYVSNGWERCTPLHCILTPSSYSFFSSWP, encoded by the exons ATGGGAACAGAACGCTACGCGCTCCTTTTACTTCTTGCTTCTGTCGTGTTTGCAGAGAGTTTCATCCAGGAAAATGGCAAATTGGACCGGTTCATAGATCCTTTCGTTCCAGGAGATTTACCCGTCAACCACACGGCTTACCGTCAAGCTCTTACTCTCTTTTTGGACACCAACATCGACGTCTACGCTCCAAACACTGCGGGGAACTTTCCAGTCCTCTATTTCGCCACTGGATTCGGAG ccATTGTCCCCGCTGAGGCGCACACTCTTCTTTTGTCTTCTATCGCCAGCCACGGAGTTGTTGTAGTCGCAGTTTGGAAACTTGGAAGTCCAGAGGATTCCTTCAATCCGGCATGGTTCGAAGCAACTGTAGATTTTGTGGAAAACAGATTGGAAAATAGCCTTCACAATCAGGAAG GTTATGTTTCGGATTTTCACGTTGATTATCTTCATTCGTTCATCAGCGGCCATTCGGGTGGATCCCATGTCGCTGTGTCGCAATTGCAG ACAAACTGTTTGCATTACCAAGGCCTGATCTTGCTAGATGCTGTCGACGGAAATAATCCCATCCCCGAAAATATAACAATGTACGTGATAACGCCCGGCCAAAAGGTCAATTTCACTATTCCCACTTTACAAATAGTAACAGGATTAGATCCAGTTATCG GCCCTTATGGTTTAGCCTGTGCTCCGGAAGAACTCAGTGGCCGGCGATTTTTCGATGCCATGACTGGACCCACTTGGTATGTTAACGCAACGGCTTACGGTCATGCTGATCTGATGGATCCAATATACGTCGAGCTAAACGAG GTTACCCAGTTTTGCCCGAGTGATCCTAACGTTCATAAGGAGGAATACATTCAATTTCTCGCCGGGgaaatcatttctttcatgAACGGGGTGCTGGATCCTGTTGGCAACTGTGCGTTGTTTGATTACTTAGAGACAAGTGGACTTGTCAGCGTTAATACCGAAAACGATTACGTCTCGAACGGATGGGAACGGTGCACGCCACTCCACTGCATCCTGACTCCCAGctcctattcttttttctcatccTGGCCATAA
- the LOC130687096 gene encoding cuticle protein 8-like, producing the protein MKVFLAIAAALIATVSGNSAYQKPAYPSYSKSYDYAPMPYVFAWGVKDDYTYNNYAHQESSDDKGYVSGSYRTLLPDGRTQTVNYKADDYTGYVAEVKYDREAKYNDYKPAAYKPAGYYSAPAYKADYPAYKPTYSAPAYPIY; encoded by the exons ATGAAG GTTTTTCTTGCTATCGCTGCTGCGTTGATCGCCACCGTTTCTGGCAATTCAGCTTATCAGAAACCGGCTTACCCGTCGTATAGCAAGTCTTATGACTAC GCCCCGATGCCGTATGTTTTCGCCTGGGGTGTCAAAGATGATTATACCTACAACAATTATGCCCATCAAGAATCCAGCGATGATAAGGGCTATGTTTCAGGCTCTTACCGCACCTTGTTGCCCGATGGTCGCACCCAGACCGTAAACTACAAGGCTGATGATTACACTGGTTACGTCGCTGAAGTCAAGTACGACAGGGAAGCTAAATACAACGATTACAAGCCCGCTGCGTACAAGCCTGCAGGTTACTACTCCGCCCCGGCATACAAAGCTGATTACCCCGCCTACAAACCCACCTACTCTGCTCCGGCTTACCCCATATATTAG
- the LOC130687119 gene encoding adhesive plaque matrix protein-like isoform X2, with translation MQVFIIVAFMAMVSCQPPYYQQPYNPYPEYKPEYKPEYKPEYKPEYKPEYKPEYKPEYKPEYKPEYKPEYKPEYKPEYKPEYKPEYKPEYKPEYKPEYKPEYKPEYKPEYKPEYKPEYKPEYKPEYKPEYPATSYKPEYPAYKPEYAAPTYKPNYPAQTYKPAYPEYNKPAYHEPTYQAPAHKPSYTQQAYKPEYKPTYPEYQPYSPPKYPSYTPTYSVKY, from the exons ATGCAG GTTTTTATCATTGTTGCTTTCATGGCCATGGTTTCATGCCAACCTCCCTATTACCAGCAACCCTACAATCCCTACCCAGAgtacaagccggaatacaagccggaatacaagccggaatacaagccggaatacaagcCCGAGTATAAACCGGAATACAAACCAGAATATAAACCCGAgtacaagccggaatacaagcCAGAATATAAACCGGAGTACAAACCTGAGTATAAGCCAGAATACAAACCAGAGTATAAACCAGaatacaagccggaatacaaacCGGAGTACAAGCCAGAATACAAACCAGAGTACAAGCCAGAATACAAGCCAGAATACAAACCGGAATACAAGCCTGAATACAAGCCTGAATACAAGC CGGAATACCCAGCTACTTCGTACAAACCCGAATACCCTGCCTACAAGCCGGAATATGCAGCCCCAACCTACAAACCGAATTATCCAGCACAGACATACAAACCCGCATACCCGGAATACAACAAGCCAGCTTATCATGAGCCAACCTACCAAGCCCCAGCCCACAAACCGTCCTACACACAACAAGCGTATAAACCCGAATACAAACCTACCTATCCTGAATATCAACCCTATTCCCCGCCCAAGTATCCTTCTTACACTCCCACATACTCAGTCAAATATTAA
- the LOC130687130 gene encoding contactin-like: MNPVTLLIFTFLILESHAQLLASPNSLLGQTSLKTENYDPDAICPKAWVHYTTSCYKFIRSPIKTRDEARQYCRAFNSDLASVNSLEEHSFITTYLNKHDPSHRIWYISGRQQSPGVWVNDGDGTTMMNLDTAFLPNQETVFEKDFLSYGYSLSARQWGLLRVDGKDPLLHICEIAVNQVNLLDVEDRTFQYGIVVNDINRIPRGPYFIRQPVPVVFDLTRRKTLNQVTLSCIANGYPTPEFQWYKEDFENDQLVSRRIDPLQSQRHTVSGGLLIINNPEEIRDRGKYHCVASNRYGSIVSESVQLSFGFIGEFNLKRSSENGLEHWGKAIYCDPPQYFPDIQYYWVRDVFPNFVEEDSRTFVSFDGNLYFSSLENIDRGRYSCNVQSTVSSNGRNGPFFSVEVRQHPNYQQLKFPNNFPKSFPEAPRVGEDVRLECVAFGYPVPNYNWTRKGAPLPKGVIITNYNRVLVLPKVKVEDMGDYVCRATNDKVSIEGAVTVSVQATPVFTIPLGDMHMDRGEDLLWTCEAFGIPDVNYQWLRNGQVLDPFTLELADRERYEIRENVLIIRKLDPERDQAMYQCKASNQIAERYSSGQLRILDIKPSFAKKPLESDIYAADGGNVTIACNPEAAPRPKYMWRKDGFTIGSGGRRIILPSGHLLINPVSLEDAGNFTCIAENRFGSDSSTGRVIVLRGPVFIEEPPSRILTTVGLTEQLRCRASAEGILDLAYIWKHNGITLRFDSSPIDFHDNLEAAHYIRSRDGSLEIHNITLAQAGEYECVAKTSVGRISTKTQLFVYGPPGAVGGVQVYGETSSAVIRWTDGATNGDPIRMYMVEGRTNWNQTWAVLAMNATAKDVDRLTSRKELQMMNTLSPFSTYEFRISASNTLGYGPTSIPSPTFNTRPDRIYLPPSNVGGGGGKTGDLTITWTPFVGQQQNASGIYYKVFWRRLAGVDADVTEESEYQSQIVKNSRVAGLFVATVDRNRRYYYTPYKVKVQGCNDVGCGQESPEVSIYSAEDVPQIAPNQVAARAFNSTALNVTWLPMDLSRKQMRGKMIGFRIKYWRRQDKEDASVFYLSRSTRNEALIVGLMPDTYYWVRVMAYNGAGEGPQSERFLERTFKKAPLKPPTTVQVVAVNPSTVRVTWRYVAPSIEEEPLIGYKVRVWESDQDMSTANDTLVPLGRKLEAYVTGLSWGKRYNLRVLAYSQGGDGKMSSPTWVFRMGDDSDVNSSVPLNMAIFVLLASVILSICQTFTYNFALYT, from the exons ATGAATCCTGTCACATTGTTAATCTTCACATTCCTCATTTTGGAATCTCATGCACAACTATTAGCGTCGCCAAACAGTTTGTTGGGTCAGACAAgtttgaaaactgaaaattatGATCCTGATGCCATTTGTCCGAAAGCTTGGGTGCACTACACAACATCATGTTACAAATTCATTCGCAGCCCAATCAAAACTAGGGATGAAGCTAGACAGTACTGTCGTGCCTTCAATTCTGATCTAGCCAGTGTTAACTCGCTTGAGGAACACAGCTTCATCACAACATATCTTAACAAACACGACCCCAGCCACCGAATTTGGTACATCAGTGGACGCCAACAAAGCCCTGGAGTTTGGGTGAATGATGGTGATGGTACCACCATGATGAACCTTGACACTGCCTTCTTACCAAATCaagaaacagtttttgaaaaagacttTTTGTCCTATGGGTATTCCCTGTCTGCCAGGCAGTGGGGCCTTTTGAGGGTTGATGGAAAAGATCCCCTGCTGCACATCTGTGAAATTGCTGTCAACCAG GTAAACTTACTGGATGTGGAAGACAGAACTTTCCAGTATGGAATTGTTGTGAATGATATCAATAGAATTCCACGCGGGCCTTATTTTATTCGGCAGCCAGTTCCGGTTGTATTTGATCTGACTAGAAGGAAAACTTTGAATCAAGTGACTCTTAGCTGCATCGCAAATGGATATCCTACCCCTGAATTCCAGTGGTACAAAGAAGATTTCGAAAATGATCAACTCGTCTCTCGGCGAATCGATCCTCTTCAAAGTCAACGACACACTGTTAGTGGCGGTTTGTTAATTATCAACAATCCTGAAGAAATCCGCGACAG AGGCAAATATCATTGTGTTGCAAGCAACCGATATGGCTCAATTGTATCCGAAAGCGTGCAACTGTCTTTTGGCTTCATTGGAGAATTCAATCTCAAGCGATCTTCAGAAAATGGTCTTGAGCACTGGGGCAAAGCTATTTATTGTGACCCCCCACAATACTTCCCCGATATTCAGTACTATTGGGTTCGCGATGTTTTTCCCAACTTCGTGGAAGAGGATTCCCGAacattcgtttcttttgacggaaacttgtatttttcttctttggaaaATATTGATCGTGGACGTTATTCCTGCAACGTACAAAGCACTGTTTCAAGCAACGGTCGTAATGGACCTTTCTTTTCGGTCGAGGTTCGTCAGCACCCCAATTATCAACAGCTCAAATTCCCCAACAACTTTCCCAAGAGTTTTCCTGAAGCGCCTCGTGTCGGCGAAGACGTACGACTTGAATGTGTAGCTTTTGGTTACCCTGTCCCTAACTACAACTGGACCCGCAAAGGAGCCCCCTTACCCAAAGGTGTAATTATTACAAATTACAACCGAGTGCTTGTCCTTCCCAAAGTCAAAGTTGAAGATATGGGCGACTATGTTTGCCGAGCCACTAATGACAAG GTATCTATTGAGGGAGCTGTGACAGTTAGCGTCCAAGCCACGCCAGTCTTCACTATTCCTTTGGGAGATATGCATATGGACAGAGGTGAAGATCTCCTATGGACTTGTGAAGCTTTCGGTATACCCGATGTCAATTATCAATGGCTGCGAAATGGACAG GTTTTGGATCCGTTTACTCTTGAGCTAGCCGACCGTGAGCGTTATGAAATTCGAGAAAATGTCCTAATAATACGCAAATTAGATCCAGAGCGCGATCAGGCCATGTATCAGTGCAAAGCCTCCAATCAGATTGCTGAGAGGTACTCGTCCGGCCAACTTCGAATCCTGGACATAAAACCATCGTTTGCAAAGAA gcCTTTAGAATCTGATATCTATGCTGCCGACGGAGGAAATGTGACGATTGCATGTAATCCAGAAGCTGCACCACGACCTAAGTACATGTGGCGAAAGGATGGTTTCACGATTGGTTCCGGTGGAAGAAGAATAATTCTTCCTAGTGGACACTTGCTTATCAATCCCGTTTCGCTTGAAGACGCCGGCAATTTCACGTGTATAGCTGAAAATAg ATTTGGTTCAGATTCGAGTACAGGGCGCGTCATCGTTTTACGTGGACCCGTATTTATAGAGGAACCTCCAAGCCGCATTCTTACTACAGTAGGACTGACTGAACAACTCCGCTGTCGTGCATCAGCAGAGGGGATCCTTGATTTGGCTTATATTTGGAAACACAATGGCATTACACTACGATTCGATTCGTCCCCTATCGATTTCCACGACAATTTAGAAGCTGCTCATTACATCCGTTCGAGAGATGGCAGTCTCGAAATCCATAATATTACATTAGCTCAAGCCGGAGAGTACGAGTGCGTGGCCAAGACTTCTGTCGGTCGCATCTCCACCAAAACTCAATTGTTCGTCTATGGACCTCCTGGTGCTGTCGGTGGTGTTCAA GTCTACGGGGAAACCTCATCAGCCGTCATCAGGTGGACTGATGGCGCAACGAACGGCGATCCGATTCGCATGTATATGGTTGAAGGAAGAACCAATTGGAATCAAACTTGGGCTGTACTTGCTATGAACGCTACCGCCAAAGATGTTGATCGATTGACATCTCGGAAAGAGCTCCAAATGATGAACACCTTGTCACCGTTCTCTACGTACGAATTCCGCATATCGGCTTCCAATACGCTCGGTTATGGACCTACATCTATTCCGTCACCAACATTCAATACGCGCCCAGATCGAATTTATCTACCTCCTTCTAatgttggtggtggtggtggaaaAACTGGCGATTTGACCATCACTTGGACACCTTTTGTCGGCCAACAGCAGAACGCCTCTGGCATTTATTACAAAGTATTCTGGCGTCGCCTGGCTGGTGTTGATGCGGACGTGACCGAAGAATCGGAATACCAGTCTCAGATTGTAAAAAATTCGCGTGTAGCCGGCCTTTTCGTTGCCACTGTCGATAGAAATCGCCGTTACTACTACACCCCATACAAAGTTAAAG TGCAAGGTTGTAATGATGTGGGATGTGGTCAGGAATCTCCAGAGGTCTCCATTTATTCAGCCGAGGATGTGCCACAAATTGCTCCAAATCAA GTGGCTGCTCGAGCTTTCAACTCGACCGCATTAAACGTGACTTGGTTACCTATGGATCTTTCTCGCAAGCAAATGCGAGGCAAGATGATTGGCTTCCGTATCAAGTACTGGCGCCGACAGGACAAGGAAGATGCTTCCGTCTTTTATCTTAGTCGAAGCACCCGAAATGAAGCTCTTATCGTCGGTTTGATGCCTGATACATATTACTGGGTTCGTGTTATGGCCTACAACGGAGCAG GTGAAGGACCACAGAGTGAACGTTTCTTGGAACGTACGTTCAAGAAGGCGCCGCTCAAACCTCCTACGACAGTGCAAGTGGTGGCCGTGAATCCTTCAACAGTGCGTGTCACATGGCGTTACGTTGCGCCCAGTATCGAAGAAGAACCTCTCATTGGGTACAAAGTCCGCGTCTGGGAGAGCGACCAAGACATGTCGACGGCCAACGATACATTGGTTCCTCTTGGACGCAAACTGGAAGCGTATGTCACAGGCCTTTCTTGGGGCAAACGCTACAATCTTCGAGTTTTAGCTTACTCTCAAGGAGGTGACGGTAAAATGTCCTCGCCAACTTGGGTTTTCAGAATgg GTGATGATAGCGATGTGAATTCGTCCGTCCCTTTGAACATGGCCATATTTGTGTTATTGGCCAGTGTTATTTTATCGATCTGCCAGACTTTTACATATAACTTTGCATTGTACACATGA
- the LOC130686987 gene encoding uncharacterized protein LOC130686987: METIRNFLVLLLVTLVVAKNIPDKDDDLGRLIEPFGPGEFAINHTAYRQALNLFLDTNVDVYAPNATGNFPVIYFITGFGGIVPAEGHTLLLTQMASHGYVVVCVWKLGSPEDSFDPAWFEAAVEFVETRLESNLHKQEGYVSDFHVDYLHSFLSGHSAGTHVAVLQFQKNCMNYQGLILIDAVDGNSPIPENVTLTVIAPGQKVNFTVPTLQIVTGLDHVIGVYGLACAPEELSGKRFFDAMTGPTWYVNATAYGHIDLMDPGYNDLNDVVKFCPSDPETPKYDYIQFLVGEIVSFVNGVLDPVGNCALFDNLETTGLVGVNTENEFASNGWQRCSPLQCVLTPSSSPLFSFW; encoded by the exons ATGGAGACGATACGAAATTTTCTCGTTCTGTTGCTCGTTACTCTAGTCGTAGCAAAAAATATTCCTGACAAGGATGACGACCTGGGAAGGCTCATAGAGCCTTTTGGCCCAGGAGAATTCGCCATCAATCACACGGCATATCGACAAGCATTGAATCTCTTCCTCGACACCAACGTTGACGTTTATGCCCCAAATGCAACAGGAAACTTCCCCGTTATTTATTTCATCACAGGATTTGGAG GTATAGTACCAGCCGAAGGCCATACACTTCTTTTAACACAGATGGCCAGCCATGGGTACGTTGTGGTGTGCGTTTGGAAGTTGGGAAGCCCTGAAGATTCTTTCGATCCTGCCTGGTTCGAAGCCGCCGTAGAGTTTGTGGAAACCCGTTTGGAAAGTAACCTTCACAAACAGGAAG GGTATGTTTCTGATTTCCACGTCGATTATTTGCATTCGTTCCTTAGTGGCCATTCTGCTGGCACTCATGTAGCCGTCCTTCAATTCCAG AAAAACTGTATGAATTACCAAGGCCTAATATTGATTGATGCCGTTGATGGCAACAGCCCCATTCCGGAAAACGTTACCCTCACCGTAATCGCCCCCGGCCAAAAAGTCAATTTTACAGTTCCGACTTTACAAATTGTCACGGGACTAGACCACGTTATTG GTGTGTATGGATTAGCCTGCGCTCCGGAAGAGCTTAGTGGCAAACGATTTTTCGACGCAATGACGGGTCCGACTTGGTACGTCAATGCGACTGCCTATGGTCATATTGATTTGATGGATCCCGGCTACAATGATCTCAATGAT GTAGTTAAATTCTGCCCGAGTGATCCAGAAACTCCCAAGTACGATTACATTCAATTCCTTGTTGGCGAGATAGTTTCCTTCGTCAATGGCGTCCTGGATCCTGTCGGCAACTGTGCATTGTTTGATAATTTGGAAACAACTGGTCTTGTTGGCGTCAACACAGAGAATGAATTCGCTTCCAACGGATGGCAGAGATGTTCGCCGCTCCAGTGTGTCCTTACGCCCAGTTCCTCTccacttttttcattttggtaa